CCTCTTCATAGTACCACCACCCGTGGTTTTCAGGATTGGGACGATTCACTTTCAATCACGAATATAGATTGTCACGCTGTCGAACGGCCAGCTGAACAAGAGATAGAGAGGccgtggatgatgatggatcAGCTGCACAGGTGCCTCGTGCAAATTGCTACATGCCTTTTAATGTACAACGCTCCGTTCCCTAACCATGAAACCGCCCCACCAACTTTAGTCCTTCTTcaaggggaggaggacttCCTCGATGCCGTTCTTGGTGATGATCATCATCTGCAAATGGTCACCGACCTCGATGTGTCTCTCGACCGCTCCGTCAAACGCGTCCTTGACAAGtatctcggcctccttgcGCTCCAACGGGACGCGGGGGCGCTCCTGGAGCTCATGTCCGACTCCGCTACCGGGAATGTATTGGTTCTTGAAGTTGACCTGGTTGTCGAGGAATGGAGTGATGAGACtggcagcggcgccgccagcgcgGGACTGCTCCCTCTCGTAGCTGCCGACGGGATCGTAGGAGAAGACAGCGCCAacgccctcctcgtcaaGACCACCGAGGATGGCGTAGACGTAGTAGGGGAAAAAGCGCTTCTGGTAGAGAATGGTGGAGAGGCGCTTCGCGCAGGCGGTGACGCTCATAGGCTTGCCATGACGGTAACGGTAAATCTTGCAGATGGTGTCGAGGCGGTCCCTGAGagcctcgccgtcggctgcGAAGCCGACTACGGAGAGCATGATCGTTGCGTCTTCTTGTGTTGACGTGGTGCCGCCGATCTTGAATACCTTGGGGGTATATCTGGAGTTGATGCTGTAGCCCGAGGTGCTACGAGTGTCACCGGCCACGATGGCGAAGTCGGCGCCAGCGATGGCCAAGGTTGAGCCGCCATTGTCGGTGTAGCTGCGATTTATGGCAAGTTAGCTGAAGAACAATTCAGAGAGACTATCCGGAAGTAGGGAGAGAAACTACGTACGGGTTGAAGCGGTGCTGTCTGAACTCGCCGTTGGCCGTCTTGGGAGCCTCGGAGAAGGAGTAGTTGGGCCCATTCATCAGGGGGTTTTGGCTGAACATAGCCATTGTTGCGGTTTGTttgaagagggaaaagaagaatGTCGTAAGTGGTCGTGAGGAATGATGCCGGTTATTTACGGGGTTCTCGTGATGCGATGGATTTCGTTCTTGGTGGGGTTGGCGGACGTCGTTGCTGTGATGGAGATTCAAGGCTGCCGACCGACGAGGTTGAGAGGTCCCGATTGCGTCGGAGCACGCGTCAAGCTGGCAGCCTTGCTGAGCTTTAGCGGGATTCGCAGGGGTAGCTAGTTTGATTGATGACTAAGACGATTGCAGGTCAACCGTCGAGAAATCGCCAGGTGCGTGCAGGGGTGTGTTGTTGGTTTCGGTCTTCAGATGGGAAATTGGGGATTAGCCGCTTTGGGTACCTGGAGAAGGTACCTACGGGGGAACTTGAAGGGTCCCCATCGTCACTGGGCAGCTGCCAGTAAACACCGACGCGAAGCCCATCCAAGCTCATCCAAGCTGTGCCGATTTGCGAACTACTTCAATAAACCACAAGCGTTTGCCCATTAAGTTGAATCATTGACCGCAATTCTCTTGCTACCGGGGTTTGTTACCCATTTCTGAATTCCTTCGGAATGGCCCGCGATATTCGGCAGCGGGCGCTGGAGAAAATCGCGTCTCTATCTGCTGCCAGCCCGCGAACGTCTTTCGATCGTTCCGACCTTGACCGACTGTGCAAGGCTACCCAGACCGCTGGGAAGGGCGTCAACGGCCATTCGGCCAAGCAgccgtcttcgtctctcGGGAGATGTCCCATGGTAACCGACCTTCTATCTCATTGCGCACCGCGTGGCCGTGTGGTTTGCAGTACCTAGAACGCTAGCTAATGAGCCCCTGAATCTCGTAGACAATCCGTGAATTCGAGGTCCTGCTGTCGCTATGTAAAGCCGCGCCCGCCATACAGACGAGCCAGAGCGCGCAGAAGCTCGCGCACCAGCTGATTCCCTACATCCTTGAGGCGCACGTTCAGGTCTTCGtcccctcgcccttcttcagAAAGGTCGAGCCGTCGCCCACTGAGGCATTGGCATTTCACGTCACGGCCGCTCTGCTTTCCCTCGGCTCCCACTACGACGACCTGCACGAGATCGTCTCGGACAATATATGGGCTTTCGTCAACGCCTGCAACCATGCGGCGGACCATACGGTCCCTCCTCaggcggacgacgaggacccgaacctcgaggacgccatTCGGACGGCCACAATTGCTGTCTCTTTGCTTGGCTTTCTTGATGCGGCCTCGGCGCAGGTGGACTTTTGGAGAGCTGGGGGCCGGTTGGCTTTGGTACAGCGGTTCAGAGATATCCTCTCGGAGCCGTTCTTGGTCGCCGTGGAGACTGCCTTCTCTACCATCAGGAACTCGCAATCCTCAGATCGCCATGCTCGAGAGTGGAAGAGATACCTACGCCACTACTCGGCTGCTGGGCGACCCTTAGGAGCAATTCTCCTGCAGAGGAGCTACATGTGGCTGCTTGTTGCTGGGACGTCACTATTGGTGACCGACGCGTCGCTTTTGCGCGGGATTCacatcctcgacctgctcatGTCGGAGGAGGGAGCTTTCAGGCCAGGTTCTCCGCGCAGCCCTGATGCTGACTATCGGTCCCTCGACACGTACACCACGGTGGCTGTTGACCAGATGAACTACCttgaggctggcgaggaTTACCTCAAGCTTGGGTCTGCGTGGCAGCAGAGACTGGCCTTTGCTGTCAAATCGGCGGCGCTTATCAGTTACCTCAACTGTTCGCTTATAAATGAGGACGTGGCAGACATTGATGTCCTCGTGAACTGGCTAGAGGAGACCCTTGCGGATCCTCTCCAGATGGCAGACGAGAACCTGGCGGCAACTGTCCTGAGGTCGATTGCGTTGGTTTGCAAGATCTCTAGAGGATACGCCGCAACCGCCAGCCGTCTCTTGCCTCGTTTCATTGTCCAAAGCGCACCGAACGCTCGTATTGTTGCGGTTGCGTCCAAAAGTCTCGCGTACGTGTTGCAGATGCTCTCTCACGATGCCGTCATCACTACTCTTTACACCCTCGGCAATGTTCTCAGCCCGGGTTCCGATAGGTCCATGACGAACGGCACCAacggcgatctcggcgttGACGGTGCTCACACTCTGTACCCCAACCGCCACTCCACTGGCAGTAGCATTTCCTTGGCAATCACtggcgaggaagagacgGCCATGGTGTACGGCAATGTAGTCCAGGCCATCTGTGGCATTGCGACAGCTTGCAACGACGAGAAGATCACTGCTTTGGCACAGTCCATGCTGCTGCAAAAGATCGACAAGGTCAACAACAGCGTTGACGCTCAAATCATCAGTGGCGCCGCAGCCCTTGCCTTGAAGGGCGGACAACTTGAGTTCCGGTCGCTATTGAAGGTTTTTTCCAGAATTTGCCATCTCGGTGTTGTTAGCCACAAGGACTTCCTTCTGGTCGCTGTAGGTTAGCTTGGCAGACAGTCATAAGGCGGGAGTTGCTAACCCTCAGCAGGTGATGAAGGCACGAACGCACATCTCGGCAAACCTCCACCGCGGATCGCCCCTATACGATATCTACTGGGAGCATCTGCTGGAGAGCATCATCTCCATGGGTGATGTCCATCAATCGAACCACACCAAGGAGGCAGACGTCCAGCTGGCCGCACGAGAAatcgccgagctgctgcatCCCTTGGCTGTCTTCATGTCCACCAACGACCTGGCGCTCACCTCGATGACTGACGATGAGTCGCACTCCATGATAAGAGACGCCTGGTTCAACGTTGTTGTTCATGGATTTACCACGCAGACTGACATGGGCAAGAGAtacctcgacgagcttcgGGTCATGGCCGTACATTCTCCTCCCTTGGTCGCAGAGCAGCGAGGAGAGCAGATTGAGAGCGATATCGAGCTGAATACTGTCTTGCGTCGAGGCATGAGCTCCGACCGAGAGTCGATGCAAAAGAGACATTTGGCCGAGTTGATTCCCAGCAAAACGACGGAGATCAAGGGCCTGAGCTACCGCAAGATCATCTTTCTACACGCTGCTTACTTAGTCGAGAGCCTGCGCGCTGATGCTGGCGACTGCACTAAGGCTCTCTCCTATTTCTTGGAGCCCAGCATGCGTAGAGGGGAAGTTAGCAGCACTATGGAAGGCATTTCCGCCGCCGTGGTTGACAAGTATTTGGGCAAAACCTTGGGCGGCCTGGACGCCACTTTCTCTGCACAATACGCCGCCAGTCAGCTCGTCGCCATCTTCTGCGGCTGCTGTCACCGGATCGAGCGGGTCCAGCAAGCTGCCTTTACCTGTGCTGACCGTATTATTAGCCAGGTTCCTTCTGCTCTGTGCCACCGGTCCTCGCTTTTTGCTTTGTTGGAGTTACTGTCTCTGATGTGGTCGAGCTGCCTGGAAGCAGAGACAGATCTCTATGCCCCACGATCGAAGTTCACTTCTAGCCTAGGAGATGTGTCTGTCGAACTCTCAGACGACTACAACTTCCGCCGTCATACCTTGGAGGTTCTCAACCGCAGAGCCAAGCAATGGGTCTCCAGCGTGATCAGCCTGGCCCCGCTGGACATCAAGGGCCTCTTACAGACGTATCTGTCCGAgttcgacgacgaaggaGCATACGGACACATCTCCCTGGGCCGTTCTTTTGCCATCGAGCTTGGCTCCCTCATACCCTCCACCGACCAGAGACTGCAGTCTCTTGACCGCGTTGGAGATTGCAACATAAACACCGGCTCCGACTTTGTTGCTCAGTACACGACTCGTCAAGAGTACCGATACGGCGAGACCCTGCCCGAACGTGGTAACGAACTGGTGAACTTCATGCAGCTGAACCGTAGAGCGTCATTCCTGCATTCATCAGTCTCGACGGCCAGCGACAGCGCCAATGCGGCCACTGCTCTCGCACATGTCGAGGCCCGCATCAAGAGCAAGAAGATGACCGCCCTCAACGAGGTCCGCGAGATTCTTCGCCGAGCAGCGGCCCTGCTGTGTCGCAGCGATCGCGACGAGTCTGCTGTTGCACACTACCTTGTCAGCATTCCATTCGCCATGTTTACGAAGCAGTCAATCAAGCTGGGCGTCTCCCTATGGTTGGGTGTGATGAACGAGAACCCACGTCTGGAACCAAGGCTTCTTACCGAGATTGCTCAACAGTGGGAGGTGACAATCCAAGGGCGCCTCGGGCTTTTCAGCCATGCCATGTCGTAAGTTCTGCTTGCATCTTGTCTCGAGCTAGCTGACAGATAATTCAGACACCCCGACCCCTTCTTTCTCAAGGAAGAGTTTGCGCCTAGTGACCTCGAGGCTTTGGCCAAGCGCAAGCAGCAAGTACACAATCTGCTGTCGCCACATATGCGACTGCTGCAATTTTTTGCAAGCCACTTCAATGCCACACGTTTGGGCAGCCCGGATGTCCAGCGAATCTTCCTCCGTATGCTCGATGTCACCCTGGATGCGGTGCGATCATCGACGCCGCACCCGATGGCACGAGAATTACGTTTTCAGATCGTTCTGTTCGGCCTGAAGGTGTTGCATGTCTGTACGACCATTGGCGCCATCGCGCAATGGCGATTCAAGGAGAAGATCCTGTCGGCTGCGCTCAGCTGGTTTCGATTCGCGCCAAGTTGGTCTTTTGGAAGTAATATTCTGCAGCTCAAGACGGAAATACGTCTCCTGACCGACATCGTGGCCGCCTTGAAGAACGTTGCGTTCATTGGGGCCAACGCCGCGGACACCATCAAGTCCCTGCAGGCCAAGGAGCACCTACTTGTTCTACTCTTGGAGAGCGAGCAGACACGTCTGTCGGTGTGGGTTCACCCGCTCGGCGAGTCGATCAAGCCCCATGGACAATCTACCAAGGCATCTATTGAGGTGGGCCGTTCGAGACGACTTCCCTAGACATGTCACTAATATTTGTAGGCCGCTCTCGCCCCTCTCATCAGGGTCGCGTGGGCCGAAGACCCGTCCATTGCAATTGAGCTCGTTACACGCTTCCCCTATCCTCGGGTTCAGCGAGAGGTGAGATGGCTGTTGATCAACTTCCCACAAAAGGCCATTTCGGAACCCGAGGGTCTGCCCGTCCTTCTGGGCGGCTCCTTGCCCAACGACGTCAGCTTCCAGTTGAAGGTGAGTCACACACCCGACTCCTCACTGCCTGATACTGACCACAGCAGTACCTGCTCTTCTGGTCACCTGTGAACCCCATCACCGCCGTCACGTACTTCTTGCCCGCCTACCGGAACCATCCCTTCCTCATCCAGTACGCTATGAGGGCATTGGAGAGCCACTCCAGCGATGTAACCTTCTTTTACGTACCGCAAATTGTACAGACGCTGCGGTACGACGCGTTGGGCTACGTGGAGCGGTACATCCTGGAGACAGCTCAGTTCTCGCAGCTGTTTGCCCATCAAATCATTTGGAACATGAAGGCAAATGCCtacaaggacgacgacgcgacCATCGTAAGTTCCGCGAAGCCTATGGCCGGGTGTGACGCTAATAATGTGACAGCCCGACGCCATCAAACCCACGCTTGACAAGGTCATGGAGAAGATGATAGCAAGCTTCACTGATGTGGACAGGACCTTTTACGAGCGCGAGTTTGCCTTTTTCGACGAGGTCACAGACATCTCGGGCAAGTTGAAGCCATATGTCGGCCGGCCCAAGCCGGAAAAGGCGCAAAAGATCGAGGAAGAGCTGCGCAAGATCAAGGTCGAGGTTGGCGTCTACCTGCCGAGTAACCCCGACGGTGTGGTTATCGGCATCGACCGCAAATCCGGCAAGCCTCTGCAGAGCCACGCCAAGGCGCCCTACCTCGCGACGTTCCGCatcaagaagaacaaggGCAGCCTCGAGGACGTTAACGACATGTTGGAAGATGTGCACAAAAAGGATTCGCCGCCAATGCCAGAGAACACCATTGAGGTGTGGCAATCGGCCATTTTCAAAGTCGGCGATGACTGCAGACAGGACGTGCTTGCTCTGCAGATGATTGCCGCCTTCCGAGGCATCTTCCACAACGTTGGCCTGGACGTCTACGTCAACCCGTACCGCGTCACCGCCACGGCCCCTGGGTgcggcgtcatcgacgtTCTGCCCAACTCAGTCTCTCGAGATATGCTCGGCCGCGAGGCCGTCAATGGCCTCTACGATTATTTCATCTCCAAGTACGGCAACGAAGACTCGCTTCGCTTCCAGCAAGCGCGCAGTAATTTCGTCAAGAGCATGGCGGCCTATTCCATTATCTCGTTCTTGTTGCAGTTCAAGGATCGCCACAACGGCAACATCATGATTGACGACGCGGGCCACATTTTGCACATTGACTTTGGCTTCTGCTTCGATATCGCCCCGGGCGGCATCAAGTTCGAGCGCGCGCCGTTCAAGCTGACGACGGAAATGCTGGCGGTCATGGGCGGTAGTCCGCACCATCAGGCCTTCAAATGGTTCGAGGAGCTTTGCGTCAAGGCGTTCCTTGCGTCGCGGCAGCACTGTGAGAAGCTCAGCCAGATCGTACTGCTCATGATGGACTCGGGCCTGCCGTGCTTCAAGCCCGAGAGCGTGCAGCACTTTAAGGAGCGCTTCGTGCTGGAGCGTAGCGAGCGCGAGGCGGCCGACTTTGTCAAGGATCTCATCCGCAGGAGCGCCAACAGCTACTCAACGGGCGTGTACGACCAATTTCAGCTCCTCACTAATGGCATTCCCTACTGATCCGGGATTTTCGGGAGATGAGTGTGTTCTGTTCTTTTTGGTACATTTTGCACGAGCCCCTTCTTTCGGCCTTGGAATAATGAGATGGGGttttcccctctctctccatctttCTTTTCTCGTCGGTTTCTTCCGC
This sequence is a window from Colletotrichum higginsianum IMI 349063 chromosome 8, whole genome shotgun sequence. Protein-coding genes within it:
- a CDS encoding Phosphatidylinositol 3 gives rise to the protein MARDIRQRALEKIASLSAASPRTSFDRSDLDRLCKATQTAGKGVNGHSAKQPSSSLGRCPMTIREFEVLLSLCKAAPAIQTSQSAQKLAHQLIPYILEAHVQVFVPSPFFRKVEPSPTEALAFHVTAALLSLGSHYDDLHEIVSDNIWAFVNACNHAADHTVPPQADDEDPNLEDAIRTATIAVSLLGFLDAASAQVDFWRAGGRLALVQRFRDILSEPFLVAVETAFSTIRNSQSSDRHAREWKRYLRHYSAAGRPLGAILLQRSYMWLLVAGTSLLVTDASLLRGIHILDLLMSEEGAFRPGSPRSPDADYRSLDTYTTVAVDQMNYLEAGEDYLKLGSAWQQRLAFAVKSAALISYLNCSLINEDVADIDVLVNWLEETLADPLQMADENLAATVLRSIALVCKISRGYAATASRLLPRFIVQSAPNARIVAVASKSLAYVLQMLSHDAVITTLYTLGNVLSPGSDRSMTNGTNGDLGVDGAHTLYPNRHSTGSSISLAITGEEETAMVYGNVVQAICGIATACNDEKITALAQSMLLQKIDKVNNSVDAQIISGAAALALKGGQLEFRSLLKVFSRICHLGVVSHKDFLLVAVMKARTHISANLHRGSPLYDIYWEHLLESIISMGDVHQSNHTKEADVQLAAREIAELLHPLAVFMSTNDLALTSMTDDESHSMIRDAWFNVVVHGFTTQTDMGKRYLDELRVMAVHSPPLVAEQRGEQIESDIELNTVLRRGMSSDRESMQKRHLAELIPSKTTEIKGLSYRKIIFLHAAYLVESLRADAGDCTKALSYFLEPSMRRGEVSSTMEGISAAVVDKYLGKTLGGLDATFSAQYAASQLVAIFCGCCHRIERVQQAAFTCADRIISQVPSALCHRSSLFALLELLSLMWSSCLEAETDLYAPRSKFTSSLGDVSVELSDDYNFRRHTLEVLNRRAKQWVSSVISLAPLDIKGLLQTYLSEFDDEGAYGHISLGRSFAIELGSLIPSTDQRLQSLDRVGDCNINTGSDFVAQYTTRQEYRYGETLPERGNELVNFMQLNRRASFLHSSVSTASDSANAATALAHVEARIKSKKMTALNEVREILRRAAALLCRSDRDESAVAHYLVSIPFAMFTKQSIKLGVSLWLGVMNENPRLEPRLLTEIAQQWEVTIQGRLGLFSHAMSHPDPFFLKEEFAPSDLEALAKRKQQVHNLLSPHMRLLQFFASHFNATRLGSPDVQRIFLRMLDVTLDAVRSSTPHPMARELRFQIVLFGLKVLHVCTTIGAIAQWRFKEKILSAALSWFRFAPSWSFGSNILQLKTEIRLLTDIVAALKNVAFIGANAADTIKSLQAKEHLLVLLLESEQTRLSVWVHPLGESIKPHGQSTKASIEAALAPLIRVAWAEDPSIAIELVTRFPYPRVQREVRWLLINFPQKAISEPEGLPVLLGGSLPNDVSFQLKQYLLFWSPVNPITAVTYFLPAYRNHPFLIQYAMRALESHSSDVTFFYVPQIVQTLRYDALGYVERYILETAQFSQLFAHQIIWNMKANAYKDDDATIPDAIKPTLDKVMEKMIASFTDVDRTFYEREFAFFDEVTDISGKLKPYVGRPKPEKAQKIEEELRKIKVEVGVYLPSNPDGVVIGIDRKSGKPLQSHAKAPYLATFRIKKNKGSLEDVNDMLEDVHKKDSPPMPENTIEVWQSAIFKVGDDCRQDVLALQMIAAFRGIFHNVGLDVYVNPYRVTATAPGCGVIDVLPNSVSRDMLGREAVNGLYDYFISKYGNEDSLRFQQARSNFVKSMAAYSIISFLLQFKDRHNGNIMIDDAGHILHIDFGFCFDIAPGGIKFERAPFKLTTEMLAVMGGSPHHQAFKWFEELCVKAFLASRQHCEKLSQIVLLMMDSGLPCFKPESVQHFKERFVLERSEREAADFVKDLIRRSANSYSTGVYDQFQLLTNGIPY
- a CDS encoding Proteasome A-type and B-type — protein: MAMFSQNPLMNGPNYSFSEAPKTANGEFRQHRFNPYTDNGGSTLAIAGADFAIVAGDTRSTSGYSINSRYTPKVFKIGGTTSTQEDATIMLSVVGFAADGEALRDRLDTICKIYRYRHGKPMSVTACAKRLSTILYQKRFFPYYVYAILGGLDEEGVGAVFSYDPVGSYEREQSRAGGAAASLITPFLDNQVNFKNQYIPGSGVGHELQERPRVPLERKEAEILVKDAFDGAVERHIEVGDHLQMMIITKNGIEEVLLPLKKD